In [Leptolyngbya] sp. PCC 7376, a genomic segment contains:
- a CDS encoding DUF362 domain-containing protein — protein sequence MSSVSLIAAKSYELDQLRQSLETLLEPLGGMAAFVKPGDRVLLKPNMLTGARPTKECTTRKEIVYCVAQMVMDAGGKPFIGDSPAFGSAHGVAKQNGYLELLEELNIPLIEFHGKRYETESDNYKNLRLSKEAMEADVVINLPKVKSHIQLTMTLGVKNLFGCVPGKMKAWWHMEAGKEPETFADMLIETAKAIAPDLTIIDGIIGHEGNGPSGGEPKDLGVLGASADVFALDRAMVDILGVDPELVPTVALSMKKGLCSTTEAIDFPLEEPKTLAIADWKLPEALMPIDFALPRILKSTFRHLYIRFIKEPISSYSDK from the coding sequence ATGAGCAGTGTTAGCCTAATTGCCGCCAAATCCTATGAGCTTGACCAGTTGCGTCAGTCCCTAGAAACCTTGTTGGAGCCTTTAGGTGGTATGGCGGCTTTTGTGAAACCAGGCGATCGCGTTCTCCTCAAGCCCAATATGCTGACGGGTGCTCGCCCCACAAAAGAATGTACGACTCGCAAAGAAATCGTCTATTGCGTCGCGCAAATGGTGATGGATGCAGGCGGTAAACCTTTTATTGGGGATAGTCCGGCGTTTGGTTCTGCTCACGGTGTTGCGAAACAAAATGGCTATTTAGAACTGCTAGAAGAACTCAATATTCCCCTCATCGAGTTCCACGGCAAGCGCTACGAAACAGAAAGCGACAATTACAAAAATCTGCGCCTCTCCAAGGAAGCAATGGAAGCAGATGTCGTGATTAATCTGCCGAAGGTAAAATCCCACATTCAGCTCACCATGACCCTCGGCGTAAAAAATTTATTTGGCTGTGTCCCCGGCAAGATGAAAGCTTGGTGGCACATGGAAGCAGGCAAAGAACCGGAAACATTTGCCGATATGCTCATCGAAACTGCAAAGGCGATCGCCCCGGATTTAACTATTATCGACGGAATTATTGGTCACGAAGGTAATGGCCCTAGCGGTGGTGAACCCAAAGATTTAGGTGTGCTGGGTGCATCGGCTGATGTATTTGCATTGGATCGGGCAATGGTTGACATCCTCGGCGTTGACCCAGAGCTTGTTCCTACTGTCGCGCTTTCAATGAAAAAAGGTCTTTGTTCGACCACAGAAGCGATTGATTTTCCCCTCGAAGAGCCAAAAACTTTGGCGATCGCCGACTGGAAACTACCAGAAGCATTAATGCCTATTGACTTCGCTTTGCCAAGGATCTTGAAATCAACCTTTAGACATCTTTACATTCGATTCATAAAAGAGCCGATTTCGTCTTATTCAGACAAATAG
- a CDS encoding branched-chain amino acid ABC transporter permease produces the protein MVGYLVYLTISAATYAIFCLGLNLQWGFTGLINFGHVAFMTIGAYTTVLLASKGVPLIFALLAGAAIAALLGLFIGLSTLRLREDYLSIVTIGFSELIRLVALNEEWLTRGAFGVQGYPLPLGEFRPNQVGKLSLILWLTLIAVFAGWQLWRGIRWRWKRLKKQGQSGLDAGVWGVIGGGIILSLFINGCVALQDYNYKAGLMLISLVALALVYAGLEYLVHSPWGRVLKSIREDEEIPRALGKNVFWYKLQSFMLGGAIAGSAGSFYAWQLTNVYPSNFDPLVTFNAWTIVVLGGAGTNPGTLIGSLIFFAYDSITRFVLPQLNLVDDARLGALRIMVIGLILMLLMVWRPQGLLGNKDELTLGK, from the coding sequence ATGGTCGGCTATCTCGTTTATCTCACCATCTCCGCAGCAACCTACGCGATTTTTTGTCTTGGCCTCAATCTCCAATGGGGCTTCACTGGACTAATTAATTTTGGTCATGTGGCTTTTATGACCATCGGTGCTTACACAACAGTTTTGCTCGCTTCAAAGGGTGTGCCCTTAATTTTTGCGCTTTTAGCTGGGGCGGCGATCGCCGCATTGCTAGGCTTGTTTATTGGTCTATCAACGTTACGATTGCGGGAAGATTATCTGTCGATTGTGACCATTGGTTTTTCAGAATTGATTCGCCTTGTTGCCCTCAACGAAGAATGGTTGACCCGTGGTGCTTTCGGTGTGCAGGGCTATCCATTACCGCTGGGAGAATTTCGCCCGAATCAAGTCGGTAAGCTGTCGCTAATTTTATGGCTGACTTTAATCGCAGTATTTGCAGGATGGCAACTATGGCGGGGGATTCGTTGGCGTTGGAAAAGACTTAAAAAACAAGGTCAATCCGGCTTAGATGCAGGCGTTTGGGGCGTAATCGGCGGCGGCATTATTCTCAGCCTATTTATCAATGGTTGCGTAGCGCTTCAGGATTACAACTATAAAGCAGGCCTGATGTTAATTTCCCTTGTGGCCTTGGCATTGGTTTATGCGGGACTGGAATATTTGGTGCATTCTCCTTGGGGTCGTGTCCTGAAGTCTATCCGTGAAGATGAAGAGATTCCTCGTGCCCTCGGAAAAAATGTTTTTTGGTACAAGCTTCAATCTTTTATGCTCGGTGGGGCGATCGCCGGATCTGCGGGTTCATTCTACGCCTGGCAGCTAACGAATGTTTACCCCTCGAACTTTGACCCCCTCGTTACCTTTAATGCTTGGACAATCGTTGTTTTGGGCGGAGCTGGCACAAACCCCGGCACATTAATCGGCTCACTAATTTTCTTTGCCTACGATTCCATCACCCGATTTGTTTTGCCTCAGCTAAACCTTGTCGATGATGCTCGTTTGGGCGCATTACGAATTATGGTGATCGGTCTAATCCTGATGCTACTGATGGTGTGGCGACCCCAAGGACTTTTGGGTAATAAAGACGAGTTAACCCTCGGCAAGTAA
- a CDS encoding SulP family inorganic anion transporter has protein sequence MFSAPLGLKRLLSYKKVWLRGDILAGLTVAAYLIPQCMAYGELAGVRPVAGLWAILPAMVIYTLLGSSPQLSVGPESTTAVMTAVAIAPLAAADGSDYATLAGLLAVIVGGVYIVGYFLRLGFLANLLSKPILIGYMAGVAVIMISGQLGKVAGLSIDAETIPGEIQGFLTQLPQAHIPTLILSIILLIFLFVIQARFPNAPGPLIAVLAATAAVKFFQLDQLGIAVVGEIPSGLPIPRLPDFANGQLLALVSASVGIAVVGYSDNVLTARAFAARNNYTIDANQELLALGFSNMGAGLMQGFPISSSGSRTVIGNALGNKTQLFSLVAMVSVILVLLFLRPVLASFPTAALGTLVIFAATRLIEIQEFKRLQRFRNSEFALAIITMVSVLATDLLIGIAIAITLSVVELFGRVARPHDAVLGKIKGLAGWHDIDDWDHSVTIPGLVLYRYDAPICFANAENFKQRAKAAIAAEKEPVKWFVLNTEAIAEIDITASDMLEEFIQELAAQNITFAMMRVKQDLYAQLHRSGMLHKIGADLIFPTINTAVEAFQNPAKPDIQTPS, from the coding sequence ATGTTTTCAGCACCATTAGGGTTAAAACGACTACTGTCATACAAAAAAGTTTGGTTACGGGGAGATATCCTCGCTGGCTTAACAGTTGCTGCTTACCTAATCCCTCAATGTATGGCCTACGGTGAATTAGCTGGGGTAAGACCAGTTGCTGGCCTCTGGGCAATTTTGCCAGCAATGGTGATCTATACCCTTCTCGGATCATCGCCTCAACTATCTGTCGGCCCCGAATCGACAACCGCTGTGATGACCGCTGTGGCGATCGCCCCCCTTGCAGCCGCAGATGGTAGTGATTATGCGACATTAGCTGGATTATTGGCGGTGATTGTTGGAGGGGTCTACATTGTTGGCTACTTTTTGCGGCTAGGGTTCCTCGCCAATCTACTGTCTAAACCGATCTTGATTGGGTATATGGCAGGGGTGGCGGTAATCATGATTTCGGGTCAGTTGGGTAAAGTAGCTGGCCTTTCCATTGACGCCGAAACTATTCCTGGCGAAATTCAAGGCTTTTTAACGCAATTACCCCAAGCTCACATTCCGACCCTCATCCTGTCCATCATTCTCCTTATTTTTCTGTTTGTTATTCAAGCCCGTTTTCCCAATGCGCCAGGGCCTTTAATTGCGGTATTGGCGGCAACTGCTGCCGTCAAATTTTTTCAGCTCGATCAATTGGGGATTGCAGTCGTCGGCGAAATTCCCAGCGGCTTACCAATACCGCGTCTACCGGATTTTGCCAATGGTCAACTTTTAGCTTTAGTCTCGGCTTCTGTCGGTATTGCTGTTGTGGGCTATTCAGATAATGTTTTAACCGCCCGGGCTTTTGCGGCTCGCAATAATTACACCATTGATGCCAATCAAGAGTTATTGGCTCTGGGCTTTTCAAACATGGGTGCTGGTCTAATGCAGGGATTTCCGATTAGTAGTAGTGGCAGCCGCACGGTAATCGGTAATGCTCTGGGCAATAAAACTCAGTTATTTTCTCTGGTGGCAATGGTTTCAGTAATTTTAGTATTGCTCTTTCTGAGACCTGTTTTAGCTTCTTTTCCTACGGCTGCACTGGGAACCTTAGTGATTTTTGCGGCGACGAGATTAATCGAAATTCAGGAATTTAAACGACTACAACGATTTCGCAATTCTGAGTTTGCATTGGCTATTATCACCATGGTTAGCGTTCTAGCCACTGACTTGTTAATCGGCATTGCGATCGCCATTACCTTATCTGTGGTCGAGCTGTTTGGCCGTGTTGCTCGCCCTCATGATGCTGTGCTGGGAAAAATCAAAGGGTTAGCAGGTTGGCATGACATCGACGATTGGGATCATTCCGTCACCATTCCGGGATTAGTTTTATACCGTTACGATGCGCCAATTTGTTTTGCTAATGCTGAAAATTTCAAGCAACGAGCAAAGGCAGCCATAGCAGCAGAAAAAGAGCCAGTGAAATGGTTTGTGCTCAATACAGAGGCGATCGCCGAAATAGACATTACCGCCTCAGACATGCTGGAAGAATTTATCCAAGAGCTAGCCGCGCAAAATATCACTTTCGCAATGATGCGAGTCAAGCAAGATTTGTATGCCCAACTCCATCGCTCAGGAATGCTTCATAAAATTGGTGCGGATCTAATTTTCCCGACGATAAACACTGCAGTCGAAGCATTTCAAAATCCGGCTAAGCCTGACATTCAAACACCATCTTAA
- a CDS encoding diflavin flavoprotein: MVTLVQSTQEKNRQRLTIQTAELAENTTAIRSLDWDRDRFDIEFGLRNGTTYNSFLIRGDKTALVDTSHRKFEQLYLEALAGLVDIKTIDYLVVSHTEPDHSALIADLLVIAPHIVIVGAKVAIKFLENMVHYPFESQIVKSGDLLDLGKGHELEFVSAPNLHWPDTIFSFDHGTGILYTCDVFGMHYCDDQIYDTNPQILEADFRYYYDCLMAPNARSVLAALKRIAKLDIKLVATGHGPLLKESIPHWLEQYQSWSAAQTKTDTFVALFYCQDYGHSDHLARAIAHGVNRNGVQVELIDLQQTSPQELREWVEAAKGLIVGMPPQSCPISQTALSTVLAAAHKKQAVGLFETGGSEDEPIYPLRNKFRDIGLTEAFPPISVKEAPQAAMDQLCDEAGTDMGQWLTRDRTQKKIQAIDATLEQALGRISTGLYLITAKKGDLSSAMLASWVTQASGSPLGVAIAVAKDRAIESFMQGGDRFVLNVLEESNYQPLMKHFLKRFPPGGDRFAGVKTYPASNGCPILADALAYIECEVSSRMDCCDHWVIYSTVHTGRVADVHGLTAVHHRKLGSHY; encoded by the coding sequence ATGGTTACTCTAGTTCAGTCCACTCAAGAAAAAAACCGCCAACGTTTAACGATACAAACTGCCGAGCTTGCTGAGAATACAACAGCTATTCGTTCTTTGGATTGGGATCGCGATCGCTTTGATATTGAGTTCGGGCTACGCAACGGCACAACTTACAATTCTTTTCTAATTCGCGGCGACAAGACCGCTCTCGTCGATACATCCCACCGCAAGTTTGAGCAGCTCTATTTAGAAGCGTTGGCTGGGCTAGTTGACATCAAAACCATTGATTATCTAGTCGTTAGCCACACAGAACCTGACCATAGTGCGCTCATCGCAGATTTATTGGTTATTGCGCCACATATCGTTATTGTCGGGGCGAAAGTGGCGATCAAGTTTCTAGAAAATATGGTGCATTATCCCTTTGAGTCGCAAATCGTTAAAAGTGGCGATCTCCTCGATTTAGGGAAAGGCCATGAGTTGGAATTTGTGTCAGCGCCCAACCTCCATTGGCCGGATACCATCTTTAGTTTTGACCATGGCACAGGCATTCTATACACCTGCGATGTGTTTGGGATGCATTACTGTGATGACCAAATTTACGACACAAATCCTCAGATTTTAGAAGCCGATTTTCGGTATTACTATGATTGTCTGATGGCTCCCAATGCCCGCTCAGTATTGGCTGCGCTCAAACGGATTGCCAAATTAGATATTAAGTTGGTCGCCACTGGCCATGGCCCATTACTCAAAGAATCGATTCCCCACTGGCTGGAGCAATACCAGTCTTGGAGTGCAGCCCAAACGAAAACCGATACTTTTGTCGCGTTATTTTATTGCCAAGATTATGGCCACAGTGACCACCTCGCCCGGGCGATCGCCCACGGTGTGAATCGCAATGGGGTACAGGTTGAATTAATCGATTTACAGCAAACTTCTCCCCAAGAATTACGGGAATGGGTGGAAGCGGCTAAAGGTTTAATTGTCGGGATGCCGCCTCAATCCTGTCCCATTTCCCAGACGGCGCTAAGTACGGTTTTAGCCGCAGCTCATAAAAAACAAGCGGTTGGTTTATTTGAAACAGGCGGTAGTGAAGATGAACCGATTTATCCGCTGCGCAACAAGTTCCGGGATATTGGACTCACGGAAGCCTTTCCGCCTATCTCGGTAAAAGAAGCTCCCCAAGCAGCAATGGATCAGCTGTGTGATGAGGCAGGCACAGATATGGGGCAATGGCTCACTCGCGATCGCACTCAAAAGAAAATTCAGGCAATCGATGCCACTTTGGAGCAAGCCCTTGGACGTATTAGCACCGGTCTTTATTTGATTACCGCGAAAAAAGGCGACCTCAGTAGTGCGATGTTGGCCTCTTGGGTGACCCAAGCCAGTGGCAGCCCCCTCGGGGTGGCGATCGCCGTCGCTAAAGACCGTGCCATCGAATCATTTATGCAGGGCGGCGATCGCTTTGTGCTCAATGTTCTCGAAGAAAGCAATTATCAACCTCTGATGAAACATTTCCTCAAGCGGTTTCCACCGGGCGGTGATCGCTTTGCCGGAGTAAAAACCTATCCCGCCAGCAATGGTTGTCCTATCCTTGCCGATGCTCTGGCCTACATCGAATGTGAAGTCTCTAGCCGCATGGATTGTTGTGATCACTGGGTCATTTACAGCACCGTCCACACCGGACGCGTCGCCGATGTCCATGGTCTGACCGCCGTTCACCACCGCAAACTGGGTAGTCATTACTAA
- a CDS encoding iron uptake porin yields MFFPTDLAYDFSEDPSSKIVLIESDSSQQIENSLDQKQTFDASQTSPYFLGQLEQEERYIPVRYFKDVEPSDWAYEAIRNLVDKYQCLSPETDTLFRGDEAISRYEFAVSLNTCLEAIYLIIDADTSMSGDEELVGTLNQLTTEFNSELASISQDVDELEEAVSGLESSLFSKYTKLDGEAIFALAKAYGDNFVEGSENLSFLPGVSVNLDPNLVAAFDARNRPIPRVDALVDNEQVAVFGYRIHLDLDTSFTGKDSLLIRLAATNLRPFTANSRGRFKAPAIPPFLPRPLDARFVGNTGETFQSLNINESKLIYSFPVGGTRFNVAAAGAAWHDFAPTSNPFFFDHDGGLGGISTLSSHSPIYRIGGGTGLVINAPLAWKKETNKGIDLTLGYLAGADVADPFSGFAKASYGVLAQTSFEMGNFDWGLTYVHAYNRENDALFNHGFRNRDGFVGTQLANLPGTTLQRLTEPLVGLSPTGVVSNSYGVQGAWKISDAVSLSGYFSYTDLKILGQGDGDLWTYGVGFALPNFGKENNLLGVFFGAQPYISNLDLPNITYRNETTPFHLEAFYRHQIMEDISLTPGVIWLMAPNGFDSDVVIGSLRTTFHF; encoded by the coding sequence ATGTTTTTCCCTACCGACCTCGCTTATGATTTTTCTGAAGATCCATCTTCTAAAATCGTACTCATTGAATCGGATTCATCGCAGCAAATAGAAAATTCTCTCGATCAAAAACAAACTTTTGATGCTTCGCAAACATCACCTTATTTCCTAGGTCAACTGGAGCAAGAAGAACGATATATTCCTGTGCGATATTTTAAGGATGTAGAGCCGAGCGACTGGGCCTATGAAGCAATCCGTAATTTAGTCGATAAATATCAATGTCTCTCTCCAGAGACCGATACCCTTTTTCGTGGTGATGAAGCGATTTCTAGATATGAATTTGCTGTGTCGCTCAATACTTGTCTGGAAGCTATCTACTTAATCATAGACGCTGACACTAGTATGTCTGGAGACGAAGAATTAGTTGGTACTCTCAATCAACTCACCACAGAATTTAATAGTGAATTAGCTTCGATTAGCCAAGATGTCGATGAGCTAGAAGAAGCGGTTTCTGGTTTAGAGTCAAGCTTATTCTCTAAGTACACCAAATTAGATGGAGAAGCAATTTTTGCTTTAGCAAAAGCCTATGGCGATAACTTTGTTGAAGGTAGCGAAAATCTCTCTTTTCTACCCGGTGTTTCAGTTAATTTAGATCCAAATTTAGTTGCGGCTTTTGATGCGCGAAATCGACCAATCCCTCGTGTTGATGCCTTAGTTGATAATGAACAAGTTGCGGTCTTTGGTTATCGCATCCATTTGGATCTTGATACGAGTTTTACCGGAAAAGATAGTTTATTAATTCGTTTGGCTGCCACTAATCTCAGACCTTTTACGGCGAACAGTCGTGGTCGTTTTAAAGCGCCAGCTATCCCACCGTTTTTGCCTCGCCCTCTTGATGCGCGTTTTGTGGGTAATACAGGGGAGACATTCCAGAGTTTAAATATCAATGAATCAAAGTTAATTTATTCTTTTCCGGTTGGGGGAACGAGGTTTAATGTTGCGGCGGCTGGTGCAGCTTGGCATGATTTTGCGCCCACAAGTAATCCTTTCTTTTTTGATCATGATGGCGGTCTGGGAGGTATTTCAACGTTATCGTCTCACAGTCCCATTTACCGGATTGGAGGTGGTACTGGTTTAGTTATTAATGCGCCTTTAGCTTGGAAAAAAGAAACGAACAAAGGAATTGATTTAACGTTGGGCTATCTGGCTGGTGCGGATGTTGCGGATCCTTTTTCCGGTTTTGCGAAGGCGAGTTATGGTGTTTTAGCCCAAACATCTTTTGAGATGGGAAATTTTGATTGGGGTTTGACTTATGTTCATGCTTACAATCGCGAGAATGATGCTCTGTTTAATCATGGGTTTAGAAACCGAGATGGTTTTGTCGGAACGCAATTGGCGAATCTCCCTGGTACGACACTCCAACGTCTTACTGAGCCTTTAGTTGGTTTGTCACCGACAGGTGTTGTCAGTAATTCTTATGGTGTTCAAGGGGCATGGAAAATTAGTGATGCAGTTTCTCTGAGTGGTTATTTTTCCTATACAGATCTGAAAATTTTGGGTCAAGGGGATGGCGATCTCTGGACTTATGGTGTTGGTTTCGCGCTACCGAATTTTGGGAAAGAGAATAATTTATTGGGGGTATTTTTCGGTGCTCAGCCCTATATTTCTAATCTCGATTTACCGAATATTACCTACCGTAATGAGACGACACCTTTTCATCTTGAGGCTTTCTATCGGCATCAGATTATGGAAGATATTTCGCTCACGCCTGGTGTAATTTGGTTGATGGCTCCTAATGGGTTTGACTCTGATGTGGTGATTGGGAGTTTGAGAACGACTTTCCATTTTTAA
- a CDS encoding diflavin flavoprotein, producing the protein MATATMSPTRPKDVQTVEIAPNTLMLRSRTWDRLKFEIEYARQQGTTANSFLIRGDRQVLIDPPGESFTDIYLEALEEHLDLSTLDYVILSHVNANRLVTLEALLEKAPQATVVCSHLGANTFRMAFPQWGDRVQIVRGESKLEIYSDQSLVLTTVPTPRWIDGICTYDPTTKILYTDKFFGAHVCSDAAFDEDWRALDDDRRYYFDCLHAPQSKLVEKALDKLETFPAQTYAPGHGPLVRYSLSRFTYDYRQWCQQQKSKKLTVALFYASAYGNTAVLARAIAQSLVDEGISVQTVNCEIAEPEDITAAIEACDGFLIGSPTLGGHAPTQIQTALGIILAAATPTKLAGVFGSYGWSGEAIGFLENKLRDANYRFGFDAIRVKFTPNAAVLETCRESAQQFAQTLKTNKQLRTPKLHRKKIQGDRTVQAVERIVGSLCVVTTCDGDTHRGVLSSSVSQASFSPPGLVIAIGAGQNADLMMRQGDKFTLNILKEGRNVRRYFFHHSIIDDNPFESLPTTIGENGCLILQDALSYLECTVQQQMPCGDRHLIYATVDRGQVLETSGLTAIEHFN; encoded by the coding sequence ATGGCCACTGCAACCATGAGTCCTACTCGCCCCAAAGATGTTCAAACTGTCGAGATTGCGCCCAATACGTTGATGTTGCGATCGCGCACTTGGGATCGTTTGAAGTTTGAAATTGAATATGCTCGCCAACAGGGAACGACGGCAAATTCATTTCTAATTCGGGGCGATCGCCAAGTATTGATTGATCCACCGGGAGAATCGTTTACCGATATTTATCTGGAAGCTTTAGAAGAACATCTGGATTTGAGTACGTTGGATTACGTGATTTTGAGTCACGTCAACGCCAATCGACTGGTGACATTGGAAGCCCTTTTAGAAAAAGCACCCCAGGCGACAGTAGTCTGTTCTCATCTGGGAGCCAATACTTTTCGGATGGCTTTTCCTCAATGGGGCGATCGCGTCCAGATTGTACGGGGAGAATCGAAGTTAGAGATTTACTCAGATCAATCTTTAGTGTTAACAACAGTGCCCACACCCCGCTGGATTGATGGTATTTGCACCTATGATCCGACGACGAAAATTTTGTACACCGATAAGTTTTTTGGGGCGCATGTGTGCAGTGATGCAGCCTTCGATGAAGACTGGCGAGCTTTGGATGACGATCGCCGCTATTACTTCGACTGTCTCCATGCCCCCCAGAGCAAACTGGTGGAAAAGGCACTCGATAAACTCGAAACATTTCCCGCCCAAACCTATGCTCCCGGCCATGGCCCCTTGGTGCGCTACAGTTTGAGCCGCTTTACCTACGACTATCGCCAATGGTGTCAGCAGCAAAAATCGAAGAAATTAACGGTGGCATTATTCTACGCATCGGCCTATGGCAATACCGCTGTACTGGCACGGGCGATCGCCCAAAGTTTGGTGGATGAAGGAATTTCCGTTCAGACGGTCAATTGCGAAATTGCAGAACCTGAAGACATTACCGCTGCTATTGAAGCCTGCGATGGTTTTTTGATTGGTTCCCCAACGCTCGGTGGTCATGCCCCCACCCAGATTCAGACAGCTTTAGGGATTATTCTTGCGGCGGCGACACCGACAAAATTAGCTGGCGTTTTCGGTTCCTACGGCTGGAGTGGTGAGGCGATTGGTTTCCTCGAAAATAAACTCCGGGATGCTAACTATCGTTTTGGCTTTGACGCTATTCGCGTGAAATTCACCCCCAATGCAGCAGTACTTGAAACCTGTCGTGAGTCTGCCCAGCAATTTGCTCAAACTCTCAAAACCAATAAGCAGCTCCGCACTCCCAAACTCCACCGCAAAAAAATTCAAGGGGATCGCACCGTTCAAGCTGTTGAAAGAATTGTTGGTTCCTTGTGCGTTGTCACAACTTGCGATGGCGACACTCATAGAGGTGTGTTGTCTTCCTCCGTTTCCCAAGCGAGTTTTAGTCCACCGGGATTAGTCATTGCCATTGGTGCAGGTCAAAACGCGGATCTCATGATGCGTCAGGGCGATAAATTTACCCTCAATATTCTTAAAGAAGGCCGTAATGTCCGCCGTTATTTTTTCCACCACAGCATCATTGACGACAATCCTTTCGAGTCTTTACCTACGACCATTGGCGAAAACGGCTGCCTCATTCTCCAAGATGCTCTGTCCTATCTTGAATGCACCGTTCAACAACAAATGCCCTGCGGCGATCGCCACCTCATCTATGCCACCGTTGATCGCGGTCAGGTCTTAGAAACCAGTGGCTTAACAGCGATAGAACATTTTAACTAA
- a CDS encoding tryptophan-rich sensory protein has product MPLDRDTQRQISNLGAIIAAFFTNILANIKPLDGLTIAEISDQYFDPVFILPKSYAFSIWGLIYVGLISLGIYQALPSQKNNPHTKQLGYWLTYASIAQIIWVVLFQYRLFAASLVMIGLITFFLVRLYITVNSNLKAPSSKIKWLVKRPVSIYCAWITVATIVNAACLLHFLDWQRWGIEPEMWAAILLVIGTGLAGFITLKHRDIVYGGVFVWAWVAIAIKNSEAELVPIFAAIGTIILISFCILAIFISKSRTSFPRRN; this is encoded by the coding sequence ATGCCTTTAGACCGTGACACCCAACGTCAAATCAGTAATCTCGGTGCCATCATCGCCGCATTTTTTACCAATATCCTCGCCAATATCAAACCTCTAGATGGTCTGACGATCGCCGAAATTTCTGATCAGTATTTTGACCCTGTGTTCATCCTGCCGAAAAGCTATGCGTTTTCAATTTGGGGATTAATTTATGTGGGGCTAATTTCGCTGGGAATTTATCAAGCACTCCCGAGCCAGAAAAATAATCCACACACGAAGCAATTGGGCTATTGGCTCACTTATGCCAGCATTGCTCAGATTATCTGGGTTGTTCTTTTCCAATACCGATTGTTCGCTGCATCGCTAGTAATGATTGGCCTGATCACTTTTTTTCTCGTAAGGCTTTACATCACAGTCAACAGCAACCTAAAAGCGCCATCCAGCAAAATCAAATGGCTAGTTAAAAGACCTGTCTCGATTTACTGCGCTTGGATTACGGTCGCGACCATCGTGAATGCAGCTTGTCTTTTACATTTCCTCGATTGGCAAAGATGGGGCATTGAGCCTGAAATGTGGGCTGCCATTTTATTAGTCATCGGAACTGGACTAGCAGGGTTTATCACTTTGAAGCATAGAGACATCGTCTATGGTGGTGTATTTGTTTGGGCTTGGGTGGCGATCGCCATCAAAAATTCAGAGGCAGAACTCGTTCCCATCTTTGCCGCTATCGGAACAATCATCCTCATAAGTTTCTGTATCCTCGCCATCTTTATCTCAAAATCTCGGACTTCCTTTCCCCGTAGAAATTAA
- a CDS encoding phosphate-starvation-inducible PsiE family protein codes for MQQTINPPKTRQQPPISLYEINRGRIVRLLESVQDLIVVSLCIGLFSFMVLQMRDMFLSMLPPVHFHMVTADILFLLILVELFRLLIIYLQEQRISIGVAVEVSIVSVLREIIVSGVLETDWTKILAACAFLIVLGVLLVVRVWIPPTFEGIDPEKAISKRHSQSVSEKG; via the coding sequence ATGCAACAAACCATTAATCCCCCCAAAACCCGACAACAACCGCCTATTTCTTTGTACGAAATTAACCGTGGTCGCATCGTCCGTCTCCTAGAATCTGTGCAGGATCTGATCGTGGTGTCCCTGTGCATCGGGTTATTTAGCTTTATGGTGTTGCAGATGCGGGACATGTTTCTCTCAATGTTGCCACCTGTGCATTTCCATATGGTCACAGCGGATATTTTGTTTCTGCTGATTTTGGTGGAATTATTTCGGCTACTGATTATTTATCTCCAAGAACAACGTATTTCGATTGGGGTGGCAGTAGAAGTTTCTATCGTTTCAGTGTTGCGGGAAATTATTGTCAGTGGCGTGCTAGAAACCGATTGGACAAAGATTTTGGCAGCCTGTGCTTTTTTGATTGTGTTGGGAGTTCTGCTGGTTGTGCGGGTTTGGATTCCGCCAACGTTTGAAGGCATTGACCCCGAAAAAGCGATTAGTAAACGTCATTCCCAATCAGTTTCAGAAAAAGGGTAA
- a CDS encoding PqqD family protein, with the protein MSKGNRLEQQKTNSATFYERTIPLHAPNVEVHALEPDLLLYHADDEVAVSLNASAKEIWQLCRGVHSIKDISQELADSLPEIELEDIFGDVVATITRLEQVGFLELSTR; encoded by the coding sequence ATGAGTAAAGGGAATAGATTGGAGCAGCAAAAGACAAACTCAGCAACATTTTATGAGCGAACAATTCCACTCCATGCTCCTAATGTAGAAGTGCATGCCCTAGAGCCAGATCTCTTGCTCTATCATGCTGATGATGAAGTTGCTGTCTCCCTAAATGCCTCAGCAAAAGAGATTTGGCAGCTATGTCGTGGCGTACATTCTATTAAGGATATTAGTCAAGAATTGGCAGATTCTTTACCAGAAATCGAACTCGAAGACATTTTTGGTGATGTTGTAGCAACAATTACTCGCCTAGAGCAAGTTGGTTTTTTAGAGCTATCTACTCGTTAA